The following DNA comes from Mesorhizobium sp. B2-1-8.
CGATCCTTGCGGGGCGCGTGAAGTTGGCTCCGCCGGCGAGCGCCGCCTCCACCGCCCTGAGCACAGTTGGGTAGGCATGCCCCAGCCCGACGGAACGGTTGCCCATGCCGTATTCGATGTATTGGTTCCCATCGACATCCCAGACGTGGCACCCCAGACCACGTTCGATAAAGCCCGGCGCTAGAACGGGATACTGATCCGCGCCCTTCGCGTAGGTGTGGCTGCCGCCCGGGATCAGCTCACGGGCACGTTCTTGAAGGCGTCCCGATTTGCGAAAACAGAGGCTTTGCTCAGGCATGCGGACTGCTCCAGTTCGATGGAAAGTCTAGATGTCTGGCGCTGGATTTTCGCGTTCTCCATAAGGTCACCCCTTTAGCACTTATGGTGGATGGAATATAGCGGATGGAAGACGCGGTCCTGCGGTCTGGTGCAGCAAACGCGCCAACTGCCTGTGCGGCGCCGGTTCACCACGGCGTGAAATTGCCATTTTGATTTGTACCCCGATGGCCTCTGGCGGGGGTCTGACAAACAGCATTGAGGCGCTAGCGAATGCGCTCGCGCAACGTTTCCTCATGCCGGGGGCAGCTAACCCAACGCAGCTTGGTTGAAGTAGGGTCAATGCTAGGACGTAGTGACGATTTAACGGGTTGGGATTCCCAAGGAAGCGCAAATCAGATTCAACGCTGATTTTTGGAGGTCAGCGATGGACTGCGATGCGCTTCGAGACGATCAGTGGGAACGGATCAAGGGCTTTGTGCCTGGCGGTACGAAGGGCAAGCGCGGCCCGCGCACCGACAACCGGAAGTTCCTCGATGCCCTGCTGTGGATGGCCCGCTCGGGTGGGCGCTGGCGTGATCTACCCGAGCGGCTCGGCGACTATCGATCCGTGAAGCGGCGCTACTATCGCTGGATCGAAATGGGCGTTCTCGACGAGATGCTTATGGTTCTTGCGCGCGAAGCCGATCTGGAATGGCTGATGATCGACTCGACCATTGTGCGCGCTCATCAGCACGCCGCCGGTGCGCGCCGGTCAAAAGGGGGGCGGATGCCCAAGGTCTGGGCCGGTCTCGCGGCGGCCTGAGCACCAAAATCCATGCGGCAGGCGATGCTCTTGGGTTACCGGTTCGCCTGATCGCAAGCCCAGGGCAGCGTAATGACATCGCCTTCGCGCATGATCTCGTCGACGGCTTCGAGACCGGCGCAGCGATCGCCGACAAGGGCTATGACGCCGACCATTTGCTTGAAAAGATCGCAGAAATAGGCGCCGACGTCGTCATCCCGCCCAAGCGCAATTGAAAGCATCAGCGTCCCTACGACGCTGATCTCTACAAGGAGCGCAACATCATCGAGCGTTTCTTCAGCAAACTCAAACAGTTCCGCCGCGTCGCAACTCGATACGACAAGCTGCTCGCCAACTTCATGGGCTTTGTCAAACTTGCAGCTATCGCCATCTGGCTCAGGTAGTTAAATCGTCACTACGCCCTAGGAACCTGGCAGAACAGTTCGCGTGTCCGAAACGCTCATGAGCATGGCGCCGCGGCTGCCGCGAACTACGATCACTGACCCGCGGACATCCCGGAAGTTCCAGGCGATGCTGCCAAATAGCCGTCCCCTACGTGATCACGCATTCACAGGAACGAACCTTATGGTAAACAGCTAGGAGCGGCCGATTCCTCAGGATGTAGCCGCTCAGGATGAGCCCGCCCGGGTCGCTACCGTGGCGGGCTTTTCGTCGACCGTGACGTGCTTGGTGCGTTTGCTACGACGGCGATCGTACAATTGAAAGGAAGGCCGCTTGTGATTGCGATCACCTTTCGGCCGGAGCTCCTTCCGCGAAGAGATCATTGACCTTGTATGCGACTTCCGTGCGGTTGGTCGCCTTGAGCTTCTTCATGATGTTGCGGATGTGCACCTTCACCGTGCTTTCGCGCAGGTTCAGTTCAAAGGCGATGATCTTGTTGGCCTTGCCGCGTCGGAGCGCCTGCGCGACCTCAGCCTGCCTGAGCGTGAACATGCCGGTCAAGGGCGCGTCACGGCTGCCTGAATCTATAAGGTGCCGCATAGACAGAACGCTACTTGCCGGAACGAAGATGCCTCCGGCTGCCGCAAGATTGATTGCCTCGACACAGACGTCGATCCCCACAGAGGTTGGAATGTAGCCGCGTGCGCCACATTCGAGAGCCGTCAGTATCTGTGCAAGGTCTTCTGTGTCCGCCAAAATCACCACGGGCACCGACTTGAATTCGGACGAAATTCGCCTGATCTGGTCCGCGATACCCTGGTCGGTGACTTTCCGGCCACCCAGGTTGAAGAGAATGGCTGCAAGCGTCATCCCCTCTTTCACGCGCCATTCTGCAATCGATCCCATGGCCTCGACGGCCATGCCGAGTTCGTGATCTTCCAAAGCCGATGCGAGACATTCGCGGTCGAGCGCCCTTCCGTCCAGGATGAGCAGACATTCCCTCCCTGCTGGTTGATGGACCATTCCCGTTCTGCCGGACGGGATTTCTGCCTGATCTGCCGAAGTGTTATGCAGTCCTAATATGGAACCCATACTTTTGCCCACCCTTTTCCACGCAATCCGCCTTGCGGCCAAATAGCTCCTCAACCTTCAGTTCCTTCAGAATTGAAAATTTAGTGCCCACCGTTTTGGGAGGTTCAGCTGGAATAGCCCAGCCTTGCACCCACTGCTGTTCCCTATTCCCAACCCCAACTAGAACAACCTGAGCTTATGGGCTATTTATCAGCCGGCGCTAACATAGATTAACATTTCGTTAAATTTTCGAATCTGCGAAAAACACTGATGGCGAACCCCGCCGCGGGCGCTAGGTTTGGGTAAACATGTGCGCTGGCCAGTCGATCGTCCCTGTGGAGCGTCTGAATACCGCACGACGTATGCAACGCTCTGAACGTGAACTCATCCGGCGATGGCTGCCTCGGCGGTCCTCATCCAATAGGCGTAGCCGAGGGCCGCTTCCCTCTCCCGGCAAGTCAAAAGCCGCGTATCTCCAAAACCTCGGTTGACTGCACAGGCGCCGGCACTGTCATCTAAGCGCCTGCTTCGCGCAACGATCAACGAAAGGAAAGGACCGGGTAGGGAAGCTCCCTGGCGCTCCTTGGACGATGCGGCAAATGCCAGCTCGATTAATTGGGAATGGCAAGGCAAATCCGCCAGCATCCCGTGCGGACATGTGGCTCCGAAGCAGCACACGGCCCCGCCGCACTTACCCATACAGAGTTCCGCGATGTTAAGCTCGGGCTCAGGCAATCCCCTGGGGATCGCTCTCGGTCAGCCAATATGAGTCCAGAACGGGTCCGCCATTCTGGATCTCGGCTTCGAAGGCGTCGATCAGCCTTTTGGCGGCCTTGCTGGCGATATGGCTCTCAGGGTAGTTGGCCTTCACGGCCCGTGCACACTCGTAAACTTCCTTGAGTTGCCTAACCTGCTTGAGCCCTAACGCGCGATATACTCCCTGGCTGGTCATATCGCCTCTCCTCCTGTTGTGGAACTCTCCGCTCCCCGGCCTTCTATGCGTCTGCATTGACACAGGTTTTCTGGCTGAAAGCAAAAACTGCGTGCGACTGTAGTAAGATCGTCGGCTTCCCGGGTCGAGGCGTTCTTTAGGGGGCCTGCCGGAACCAAGGCTTAGCCATTCGCGGGAGGGTACGACCCGCTTCCCGCTCCTTCGCCGATCTGTTCTGTTCTCCCATCGTGATCAGGTGCATGTTTAGTGCGACTTTGAAGGGGCCATTCGACCATTCAGCCCTCAGCGCTTTTGGGCGCACCATCACCTTGATTATCAAGACCTCGCAAGGGACGTGGGGACGAGCATTCGCGCGACCTACCTTCGCCGGTGGAAGGCTACCCCCTTTGACTCACTTGCCCGGGGCATTCAGCTGTCGAAAGATCAGCGATCGGACAGCTCGTTGTATCCGCGTCACCGGGCCAACTAAGCGGGAACTCGTCGGCATGCAGGTGTCTCTGCCGGGACTGCTAATATGCGCGGCTATTTTGGTCACGTCCTACTATTCAAGGGGAATGCTGATCATCGGCTTGATCGCTTCCCAGGCTTTCGGCGCGACGGCCGTCATGACACTGACCTTTCTGGGCGGGTCATCTCCGTTGATCTATACCATGTTCGCGGCCTTGCTCGTCACGGCCGTCGCCGCAAGACGCCGTATATGGCTTGATCTTGGAATCGTGTTCGGAAGCATCCGGCCGGTCTGGATCCTGACAAGCCTAATGCTGTACGCAATCATCGGATCATGGTTGTTTCCGAGGTTCTTTGCCGGACAGACCGCCGTATTCGTGCAGTCCAAGACCCGCGGCATAGTCATAGAAGATTCTTTGGCGCCGGTTTCCGGCAACATTTCTCAGACCGCGTATTTCATTCTTGGTGGACTCACCGCTATAGCGCTTTGCGCGCTGCTGCTGCACTCAGACCGGATCGAGCAGGTCCGGCGCGGCTTCTTCTTGTGGTGCGGCCTCCACGCGGGGATGGGAGTCTTCGATTTCATCAGCAAGAACGTGGGCGCGGGAGACCTGCTGGCCCCGATTAGAACCGCCAACTACGCGATCATATCGAACGCGACGGAGGCAGGATTCGTGCGGATCACCGGACCTTTTTCGGAGGCCTCGTCATTTGCCAGCGTTTCCCTCGCCTGTCTGGCATTCTGCTACAGCTACTGGAGAAAGACGAAATCACCGCTGGCCAAATGGCTATCTGCCATCTTGCTCTTCCTGACCATTCTGTCGACTTCGTCGACCGCTTACGTAGGGCTGACACTGCTATGCATCCCGGTTGCTTTGTCGATGCTGGCCTCGGTCCTGAGGGGAAAAGTCGAGAGCGAAGAGATACTGATAATGGCTCTCATGGTGGTGGGCGGGGCCGCCATATTGGGCATAAGTCTTTACAAGGCCGAGGCGTTTGACCCGTTCGTCAGGCTGATCAACAGCACCATCATCAACAAAGCGGATTCTGGGTCGGGCCATGAACGCACGTATTGGAATGTGAAGAGCCTGCAGTCGTTTCTCGATACCAGCGGACTGGGCGTGGGGTTCGGCAGCTCAAGAGCATCGAGTTGGCCGATCGCTGTCCTGTCCCAGTTGGGCTTGTTCGGGTCGCTCATGATGGGTGTCCTCCTGTGTGTCCTGGCTAGGGGGGCGGTTCGGGAATGGGTGGATCCAGAAACAGATGCCGTCGTGGCGAGCGTCAGGAATGCGGCCCTTGCAAGCATAATTGCCATGTCGGTGTCGGGCGGCAGCGCTGATCCAGGCATCCTCTTTTTCATCGCACTTGCAGTCGTTTGCGCCACGAGAGCCAGCGCTCGGCGCACCATGGCCGCATTGGAACGATCTGCCCCGGCGTCCGGCCATGGCGGGGCCAACGTCGTGTACTCCGGTTCCGCCGCATTGGCTTCGCGACGGCAAAGGTTGCTAGCGATGAGTCAGTGCCCGGTCATGTTCAAAATGGACGGCGATGTCGAGTGACCGGCGATCCCCGGGCGCGAACGCCCTTGGCTGGGGCGGTCGGCCCGGCAACGAGCAGGAGGGCTGCCGCCAGACCTTTCGGAGCGTGCAAGCTGTGCCGAAGAATTGAAGCAAGGTCGTGCCCGCAAACAACACGCGCCATCCTGCTTACCGTTAGGGCCATCTGTTGCCAAAAAGGAT
Coding sequences within:
- a CDS encoding response regulator transcription factor, which produces MVHQPAGRECLLILDGRALDRECLASALEDHELGMAVEAMGSIAEWRVKEGMTLAAILFNLGGRKVTDQGIADQIRRISSEFKSVPVVILADTEDLAQILTALECGARGYIPTSVGIDVCVEAINLAAAGGIFVPASSVLSMRHLIDSGSRDAPLTGMFTLRQAEVAQALRRGKANKIIAFELNLRESTVKVHIRNIMKKLKATNRTEVAYKVNDLFAEGAPAER